The Algoriphagus sanaruensis genome window below encodes:
- a CDS encoding DUF3592 domain-containing protein: MTTELIVVLISTAFVGFGVFQFQKVKHLTQHGKKVKAVIFKSIYKSSSPQSGGMYYPVVRFKTEQEVWITKELEIGTSWKKEDGTKLEVWYDPEDPENFTINSTLYLKGIPSLFLGVGLIGWVISVLELIELTDFFR, encoded by the coding sequence ATGACGACCGAACTAATCGTTGTCCTGATTTCTACCGCTTTCGTGGGTTTTGGAGTTTTTCAATTCCAAAAAGTCAAGCATTTAACCCAACATGGAAAAAAAGTAAAGGCTGTTATTTTCAAGTCAATCTATAAATCTTCCTCTCCTCAATCCGGTGGAATGTACTATCCTGTGGTGCGGTTTAAAACAGAACAAGAGGTATGGATCACCAAAGAACTAGAAATCGGAACCAGTTGGAAAAAGGAAGACGGAACCAAGTTAGAGGTTTGGTATGATCCGGAGGATCCGGAGAATTTTACGATCAATTCCACTTTATACCTGAAAGGAATTCCCTCATTATTTTTAGGGGTGGGTTTGATAGGCTGGGTAATTTCTGTCCTTGAATTAATTGAGCTAACAGACTTTTTCAGGTAA
- a CDS encoding alpha/beta hydrolase, protein MTLRIKFFFFFNLIFFSKSTLAQEQVVYKTIDTLDLTLEVYRPKVTHESETYPAMIFFFGGGWNGGSTAQFEPHATYFSERGIVCFLVDYRVNSRNKTTPFESLMDAKSAMRFIRKNAEEFQIDPSKIIASGGSAGGHLAAATALIEGFNDPNDDMSISTKPSALVLFNPVIDNGPGGYGFERIGEQFKDFSPLHNIREGAPPTVIFLGTKDELIPVETMNYYQTVMKKVGSRCDLFLYEGQPHGFFNLKNPEYFEKTIREADRFLQSTGFLKENADPKSI, encoded by the coding sequence ATGACCCTTCGAATCAAATTCTTCTTTTTCTTCAATCTGATTTTTTTCTCCAAATCTACCCTTGCACAAGAGCAGGTGGTATATAAAACCATCGACACCTTGGACCTAACCTTGGAAGTTTACAGACCAAAGGTTACCCATGAATCCGAGACCTATCCTGCAATGATTTTCTTTTTTGGCGGGGGATGGAACGGTGGTTCAACGGCACAGTTTGAACCCCATGCGACCTATTTTTCTGAACGAGGGATCGTTTGCTTTTTGGTCGATTACAGAGTCAATTCCAGGAATAAAACCACTCCTTTCGAGTCGCTCATGGATGCCAAATCCGCAATGCGATTTATTCGGAAAAATGCAGAAGAATTTCAAATTGACCCCTCTAAAATCATCGCATCAGGAGGGTCAGCTGGAGGGCATTTGGCAGCTGCAACAGCCTTGATCGAAGGATTTAATGACCCAAACGACGACATGAGCATCAGTACCAAACCCTCTGCTTTGGTCCTTTTTAATCCCGTCATTGACAATGGTCCCGGTGGCTACGGATTTGAAAGAATCGGTGAACAATTCAAAGATTTTTCTCCCCTACACAACATTCGGGAAGGTGCACCGCCCACCGTAATCTTTTTAGGAACAAAGGACGAATTGATTCCTGTGGAAACCATGAATTACTACCAGACGGTTATGAAAAAAGTGGGGAGTCGCTGTGATCTTTTCCTATATGAAGGCCAGCCGCACGGCTTCTTTAACTTAAAGAATCCCGAGTATTTTGAAAAGACGATACGAGAAGCGGATCGTTTCCTCCAATCCACTGGATTTTTGAAAGAAAACGCTGATCCTAAATCAATTTAA
- a CDS encoding VanZ family protein, whose translation MSKNPNLTLNLTPILALTYLGMVVWIILFKMGLNFSYMDTRSINWIPFPELFTSGGKIDLSQVILNVLIFLPFGIYLQVLHAKKSFLKKLLYCFLLSLFLEASQYIFKIGALDTTDLITNTSGGFLGLGLVKILQVWTRNPLKVQKTINVLASLGTILIVTLLVLLRLDMLPIRYR comes from the coding sequence ATGTCTAAAAACCCAAACTTGACACTAAATTTAACCCCGATTTTAGCCCTCACCTATTTGGGGATGGTGGTTTGGATTATCCTGTTTAAGATGGGACTCAACTTTTCCTACATGGATACTAGAAGTATAAATTGGATTCCATTTCCTGAATTATTCACATCTGGAGGAAAGATTGACCTGAGTCAAGTTATCCTGAATGTCCTTATTTTCCTTCCTTTTGGAATCTATCTCCAAGTTCTCCATGCCAAGAAATCCTTCCTTAAAAAACTACTTTATTGCTTTCTCTTGAGCCTTTTTCTGGAAGCTTCTCAATACATTTTTAAAATCGGAGCATTGGATACCACAGACCTGATCACCAATACTTCTGGAGGATTCTTAGGTTTGGGCCTAGTGAAAATCCTTCAAGTATGGACTAGGAATCCGCTGAAAGTTCAGAAAACTATCAATGTATTGGCATCTCTAGGAACAATTTTGATCGTCACACTTTTGGTACTTTTAAGGTTGGATATGCTTCCAATTCGGTATCGATAG
- a CDS encoding helix-turn-helix transcriptional regulator, whose translation MKNRIRELRVNKNITQEELAEIIGVSRQTINAIEKEKFDPSLPTAFKMAKLFEKPIEEIFIYE comes from the coding sequence ATGAAAAATAGAATTCGTGAACTAAGAGTGAATAAAAACATCACTCAGGAAGAGCTTGCTGAAATCATCGGAGTTTCACGTCAAACCATAAATGCTATCGAAAAAGAGAAATTCGACCCCAGTCTACCGACTGCTTTCAAAATGGCCAAGCTCTTTGAAAAACCCATAGAGGAAATATTTATCTACGAGTAA